In a single window of the Natronoarchaeum mannanilyticum genome:
- a CDS encoding Cdc6/Cdc18 family protein has protein sequence MESFEAPTTIVDDIDVLKPDPQTYRPTELPEREDELSELHMALRPVTMGGTPHNCLIYGPTGQGKTVGVELKTAQLENWAEENDVDLTTVHVRCKGCDSSYHVLRQLVKDIREVRRGPGEDKPMGYQRKTLVEMVLEELEKIGGTIILVLDEVDAIGDDDYVLYELSRAEFEHAKLSLIGITNDLQFRSNLDADVRSTLGEREIHFSPYTAGDLQNILARRTVEALNETYFDGDEEVYQNLDSDVLTNEVIPLTAALSAQDTGDARQAIRLLRYACDLALEEEADQIVEEHVRSAKSRIETQATKQGIVSETIQRKVALIAVANAASEDETPAGTTDLYRRYCRICNQIDLEKNSQNTFREKLNDLAHSNILVKNRHGRGRGKGMTNTYDLSINLDLAIEGLEE, from the coding sequence ATGGAATCGTTTGAGGCTCCGACTACAATCGTCGACGACATCGATGTCCTCAAGCCCGACCCCCAGACCTATCGACCCACTGAGCTCCCCGAACGGGAGGATGAGCTTAGCGAGCTTCACATGGCACTTCGGCCCGTCACGATGGGCGGTACCCCGCACAACTGTCTCATTTACGGCCCGACCGGACAGGGGAAGACCGTCGGCGTAGAGCTCAAAACGGCGCAGCTCGAGAACTGGGCGGAAGAGAACGACGTCGATCTGACTACTGTACACGTTCGTTGCAAGGGGTGCGATAGTTCGTATCACGTTCTTCGTCAACTGGTGAAGGACATTCGAGAGGTCCGTCGCGGTCCTGGCGAGGATAAACCAATGGGTTACCAGCGGAAGACGCTCGTCGAGATGGTTCTCGAGGAACTCGAGAAGATCGGCGGGACGATCATCCTGGTCCTCGACGAGGTCGACGCGATCGGGGACGACGACTACGTGCTCTACGAGCTATCGCGGGCGGAGTTCGAGCACGCGAAGCTCAGTCTGATCGGCATCACGAACGATCTCCAGTTCCGATCCAACCTCGACGCCGACGTTCGATCCACCCTCGGCGAGCGCGAGATCCACTTCTCGCCGTACACTGCCGGCGATCTCCAGAATATTCTGGCGCGTCGCACGGTCGAAGCGCTCAACGAGACCTACTTCGACGGCGACGAAGAGGTTTACCAGAATCTCGATAGCGACGTACTCACTAACGAGGTGATCCCCCTGACAGCCGCTCTATCCGCTCAGGACACCGGTGACGCCAGACAAGCGATTCGTCTCCTTCGGTACGCCTGCGATCTCGCTCTCGAAGAAGAAGCCGACCAGATCGTGGAGGAGCACGTACGGTCAGCCAAGAGCCGCATCGAGACCCAGGCGACCAAACAGGGCATCGTCTCTGAGACGATCCAACGGAAGGTTGCGTTGATCGCCGTCGCAAACGCCGCTTCCGAAGACGAAACACCCGCTGGTACGACTGATCTATACAGACGGTACTGCCGTATCTGCAACCAGATCGATCTCGAGAAGAACTCCCAGAACACGTTCCGCGAGAAGCTGAACGACCTCGCCCACTCCAACATCTTAGTGAAGAACCGACACGGTCGCGGACGGGGGAAGGGTATGACGAACACGTACGATCTGAGCATCAACCTCGATCTCGCCATCGAGGGACTGGAAGAG
- a CDS encoding DUF354 domain-containing protein: MDVIVTIQHPAHVHFFRNAIEELEHRGHDVHVFAREKDIAIDLLEAYGIDHEVIAGRASNLPGKAAIQLAYEWRLFRRARKIGPDVMMAIGEPGVVHVSAALGCRDIVFTDTEHATYRKRFVYPMADRVCSPEFYQDDIGENHVKYPGYHELAYLHPDRFEPDPAIAEEIGLAPDEQLVVMRLVSWEAAHDIGDEGIDDIADAVERLEAEGARVIITAEGDLPPELEDRELSVAPERIHDLLYRADLFVGESATMATESAVLGTPAILVSTIEGMGNVRELRDEYGLVFSYADGRRHERAIQKAVSILDGDEDWAERRRQLLADKIDTTNFVTALVEDDATSVDVFRNPALPDQ, from the coding sequence ATGGACGTGATCGTCACGATCCAGCACCCCGCTCACGTCCACTTCTTCCGGAACGCGATCGAGGAGCTAGAGCATCGGGGCCACGACGTCCACGTGTTCGCACGCGAGAAGGACATCGCGATCGACCTGCTGGAGGCCTACGGGATCGACCACGAGGTCATCGCCGGACGGGCGTCGAATCTCCCAGGGAAAGCGGCCATCCAGCTGGCCTACGAGTGGCGACTGTTCCGCCGCGCGCGCAAGATCGGCCCCGACGTGATGATGGCCATCGGCGAACCAGGCGTCGTCCACGTCTCCGCGGCGCTGGGCTGCCGAGACATCGTCTTCACCGATACCGAGCACGCGACGTACCGGAAGCGCTTTGTCTACCCGATGGCCGACCGGGTCTGTAGTCCGGAGTTCTACCAGGACGACATCGGCGAGAACCACGTCAAGTACCCCGGCTACCACGAGCTCGCCTACCTCCATCCCGACCGATTCGAGCCGGACCCCGCGATCGCCGAGGAGATCGGGCTCGCGCCGGACGAGCAGCTCGTCGTCATGCGGCTGGTCTCCTGGGAGGCCGCCCACGACATCGGCGACGAGGGGATCGACGACATCGCCGACGCGGTCGAGCGGCTCGAAGCCGAAGGTGCGCGGGTGATCATCACGGCCGAGGGCGATCTCCCGCCGGAACTCGAGGATCGCGAGCTGTCGGTCGCTCCCGAGCGGATCCACGACCTGCTGTACCGCGCGGACCTCTTCGTCGGCGAAAGCGCGACGATGGCGACCGAGAGCGCGGTGCTGGGGACGCCGGCGATCCTCGTCTCGACGATCGAGGGGATGGGGAACGTCCGCGAGCTGCGCGACGAGTACGGGCTGGTGTTCAGCTACGCCGACGGACGCCGCCACGAACGGGCGATCCAGAAGGCTGTCTCGATCCTCGACGGCGACGAGGACTGGGCCGAGCGCCGTCGGCAGCTGCTGGCCGACAAGATCGACACGACGAACTTCGTCACCGCGCTCGTCGAGGACGACGCGACGAGCGTCGACGTGTTTCGGAACCCGGCGCTACCGGATCAGTAG
- a CDS encoding orc1/cdc6 family replication initiation protein produces MDDFGHLTPEDEIFLDEDVLRDEYDPDRILERSDKLNEYLKMFKEVVRGKRPRNVFVYGPTGVGKTVGTKVVLDRLTEDAEEIDQVSVEAVHLECKDLNTSYQVAANLVNKLRVNTGRSTISTTGYPEGEIYRMLFQELREADDTHVIIALDEIDNIGSDDNILYKLPRCNNTNSAQYVDPEDTKVGVVGITNDGTFRDRLDPRAQSTLCDHEIHFPPYDANELRTILNDRAGDAFKPGVLEDDVVPLVAAFAAQRSGYARTALELLYASGKRASDEGASSVTEEHVRNAESRLQQGAVVTEINGLSPQGKLITYTLVLMDDRNELPARMDKLYARYKDMARRMDVDTITPRSVHNILNDLMMNGIVTSKEINKGRSGGRHYQYELGTEYDLVAEGLQGDSDIEDIDDGLL; encoded by the coding sequence ATGGATGACTTCGGCCACCTGACTCCGGAAGACGAGATCTTCCTCGATGAGGATGTCCTACGGGACGAATACGATCCTGATAGAATCCTAGAACGGAGTGACAAACTCAACGAGTACCTGAAAATGTTCAAGGAGGTCGTTCGAGGGAAACGACCGCGAAACGTGTTCGTCTACGGGCCGACTGGCGTCGGAAAGACGGTCGGAACGAAGGTTGTCTTAGATCGTCTCACAGAGGATGCAGAGGAGATCGATCAGGTTAGCGTTGAGGCCGTCCATCTGGAGTGCAAGGATCTGAACACTTCGTATCAGGTGGCAGCAAATCTCGTGAACAAGCTCCGCGTGAATACAGGACGGAGCACAATCAGTACGACGGGATATCCGGAGGGCGAAATCTATCGAATGCTCTTCCAGGAACTCCGTGAGGCTGACGACACCCACGTCATTATCGCTCTAGACGAAATCGATAACATCGGTTCCGACGACAATATTCTGTATAAACTCCCCCGATGTAACAACACGAACTCGGCACAATATGTTGATCCCGAGGACACGAAAGTCGGTGTGGTCGGAATAACGAACGACGGGACGTTTCGTGACCGTCTTGATCCGCGAGCTCAGTCTACGCTCTGCGATCACGAGATTCACTTCCCCCCGTACGACGCCAACGAACTCCGAACTATTCTAAATGACCGCGCGGGTGATGCGTTTAAACCAGGCGTTTTGGAAGACGATGTCGTTCCACTCGTTGCGGCTTTTGCGGCACAACGATCGGGATACGCTCGGACTGCTCTCGAACTTCTATACGCTTCCGGAAAAAGAGCCAGCGATGAGGGTGCCAGTAGCGTCACTGAAGAACACGTACGCAATGCCGAATCCCGCCTCCAACAAGGCGCTGTTGTAACCGAAATAAACGGGCTTTCACCGCAAGGGAAGTTGATCACGTACACGCTGGTTTTGATGGACGATAGAAATGAGCTCCCTGCGCGGATGGATAAGCTCTATGCGCGGTACAAAGACATGGCCAGGAGGATGGATGTAGATACGATCACGCCACGAAGCGTCCACAATATTCTAAATGACTTAATGATGAACGGCATCGTCACGAGTAAGGAAATCAATAAAGGCAGATCTGGCGGCAGACACTATCAGTACGAACTTGGGACGGAATATGACCTCGTCGCTGAGGGACTACAGGGTGATTCTGATATTGAGGATATCGACGACGGACTACTCTGA
- a CDS encoding glycosyltransferase family 2 protein produces the protein MYRGRSVAIVIPAYNEEGFVGDVIETVPDYADRVYVVDDCSTDGTWEEIRRHARRVNESASVAVADGGVQTDRRVVPIQHEENRGVGGAIKTGYERAREDEIEITAVMGGDGQMDPELLDRLLDPIVEDRADYVKGNRLLDAEDREEMPTFRLIGNGILSVLTKIASGYWKLGDPQNGYTAISLDALEAAPIEDMYEYYGYCNDLMVKLNAYELRVADVPVPSRYDDEESHISYREYIPKVSGMLLSNFIWRLRVKYLARDFNPLVFLYALGAAGSLAGIVRSLRNVASGGDDESRSSGLPIVLLGALSLVLAMIFDMQANEELEERDFE, from the coding sequence ATGTACCGCGGGCGTAGCGTCGCGATCGTCATCCCGGCGTACAACGAGGAGGGGTTCGTCGGGGACGTGATCGAGACGGTCCCCGACTACGCCGACCGGGTGTACGTCGTCGACGACTGCTCGACCGACGGCACCTGGGAGGAGATCCGCCGGCACGCCCGCCGGGTCAACGAGTCGGCGTCGGTCGCGGTGGCGGACGGCGGCGTCCAGACCGACCGCCGCGTCGTTCCGATCCAGCACGAGGAGAACCGCGGCGTCGGCGGCGCGATCAAGACCGGTTACGAACGCGCTCGCGAGGACGAGATCGAGATCACTGCGGTGATGGGCGGCGACGGCCAGATGGACCCCGAACTGCTCGACCGACTGCTCGATCCGATCGTCGAGGACCGGGCGGACTACGTCAAGGGCAACCGGCTGCTCGACGCCGAAGACCGCGAGGAGATGCCGACGTTCCGGCTGATCGGCAACGGCATTCTCTCGGTGCTGACCAAGATCGCCAGCGGCTACTGGAAGCTCGGCGACCCCCAGAACGGCTACACCGCGATCTCGCTGGACGCCCTGGAGGCGGCGCCGATCGAGGACATGTACGAGTACTACGGCTACTGCAACGACCTCATGGTCAAGCTCAACGCCTACGAGCTGCGCGTGGCCGACGTGCCGGTGCCGAGCCGGTACGACGACGAGGAGAGCCACATCAGTTACCGCGAGTACATCCCGAAGGTGTCGGGCATGCTGCTCTCGAACTTCATCTGGCGCCTCCGCGTGAAGTACCTCGCGCGGGACTTCAACCCGCTCGTGTTCCTGTACGCGCTCGGCGCCGCCGGCAGCCTCGCCGGGATCGTTCGTTCGCTGCGCAACGTCGCGTCCGGGGGGGACGACGAATCGCGGTCGAGCGGCCTGCCGATCGTGCTGCTCGGCGCGCTGTCGCTCGTGCTCGCGATGATCTTCGACATGCAGGCGAACGAAGAGCTCGAGGAGCGCGACTTCGAGTAG